Proteins encoded within one genomic window of bacterium:
- a CDS encoding carotenoid oxygenase family protein, with the protein MQTPAVATRLSSRAFEDLWEEVTDVSLPITGTLPEGLAGTLYRVVPTAFDWPKGSFQHWFDGHGQLHAIALDGRGGARYRSRFVQTEALARSQATDRPVGCFGTRPSGMLGGVLGNGYMGTANTNALRLGDRLYALQEGSRPVALDPVTLETLGSEDLGALTGGEGYSAHPHWDPERREAVAACLQFGRDPKVIVTSHGAAGSLGRRFELALPYMPSLVHDFGLSERHIVVPLFPHVFNPFKFLAGMASPAEAARWEPERGTCVLVTDRDGGNLRRYELPAMYSFHVLNCFDEQDTVVLDLVAFSSGAILDAVGGVRTRGFSAFEAGRLERLRLYRDGRVAAETLHPGTFEFPRIDPRRQGKAHRYGYFVSSRQDAPETQGEPFGAVARHDAKTGRLERWCAPAGHLVGEAVPVVKEGRAQEEAVWLLSMVYDPEAHRSRLVVLDGEDLAGGPVAEALLPNHLPLGFHGNFHRS; encoded by the coding sequence ATGCAGACCCCTGCAGTTGCAACGCGCCTGAGCTCAAGGGCTTTCGAGGACCTGTGGGAAGAGGTGACGGATGTTTCCTTGCCCATCACGGGGACGTTGCCCGAAGGCCTGGCCGGGACCCTGTACAGGGTCGTGCCGACGGCCTTCGACTGGCCGAAGGGGAGCTTCCAGCACTGGTTCGACGGCCACGGTCAGCTCCATGCGATCGCACTCGACGGCCGAGGCGGCGCGCGCTACCGCAGCCGCTTCGTTCAGACCGAGGCCCTTGCGCGATCGCAAGCGACAGATCGCCCGGTGGGATGCTTCGGGACCCGGCCCTCGGGAATGCTGGGCGGGGTGCTCGGCAACGGCTACATGGGCACGGCCAATACCAACGCCCTGCGCCTGGGCGATCGCCTCTACGCCCTGCAAGAGGGGAGCCGCCCTGTCGCGCTCGACCCCGTCACCCTCGAGACCTTGGGCAGTGAGGATCTGGGGGCCCTCACGGGGGGCGAGGGCTATAGCGCCCATCCCCACTGGGACCCCGAGCGCCGCGAGGCGGTCGCGGCCTGCCTCCAGTTCGGCCGCGACCCCAAGGTCATCGTGACGAGCCATGGGGCCGCGGGCAGTCTCGGCCGCCGCTTCGAGCTGGCGCTTCCCTACATGCCAAGCCTGGTTCACGACTTCGGCCTCTCGGAGCGCCACATCGTCGTCCCGCTCTTCCCACACGTGTTCAACCCCTTCAAGTTCCTTGCGGGGATGGCATCCCCCGCCGAGGCCGCGCGCTGGGAGCCCGAGCGGGGCACTTGCGTCCTGGTGACCGATCGCGACGGCGGGAACCTCCGGCGCTACGAACTGCCTGCCATGTATTCCTTCCATGTGCTCAACTGCTTCGACGAGCAGGACACGGTGGTGCTGGATCTGGTCGCGTTTTCGAGCGGGGCGATCCTGGATGCGGTCGGTGGGGTCCGGACCCGCGGCTTCTCGGCCTTCGAAGCGGGGCGCCTCGAGCGCCTGCGCCTCTACCGCGACGGCCGGGTCGCGGCCGAGACGCTGCATCCGGGGACCTTCGAGTTCCCGCGGATCGATCCCAGGCGCCAGGGGAAGGCGCACCGCTATGGCTATTTCGTCTCGAGCCGCCAGGATGCACCCGAGACTCAGGGGGAGCCGTTCGGAGCGGTTGCGCGCCACGACGCGAAGACCGGCCGGCTGGAGCGCTGGTGCGCGCCTGCGGGGCATCTGGTCGGCGAGGCGGTCCCTGTCGTCAAGGAGGGGAGGGCGCAAGAAGAGGCCGTCTGGCTCCTGTCGATGGTCTACGACCCCGAGGCCCATCGCAGTCGCCTGGTGGTGCTCGACGGCGAGGACTTGGCCGGGGGCCCGGTCGCCGAGGCCCTCTTGCCGAACCATCTGCCGCTTGGCTTCCACGGCAACTTTCACCGGAGCTGA
- a CDS encoding lytic transglycosylase domain-containing protein, translating to MRKFVVLPLLLIGLALPATAASQAPSLAKDDPVVRFITSHYGRAKAERFAPLIHEKATKHGHDPLLIARLIKLESDFQPRERTGDAMGLMQIRKGHARRGEDLYDPATNLEFGCRLLAEYTRMFGGDKHKGLSAYLHGPIYVANRGVRHTKYSRRLMGE from the coding sequence TTGCGTAAATTCGTCGTCCTGCCCCTGCTGCTCATCGGTCTGGCCCTTCCCGCCACCGCTGCGAGCCAAGCTCCCTCGCTCGCCAAGGACGATCCCGTCGTTCGCTTCATCACCTCGCACTACGGCCGCGCCAAGGCCGAGCGCTTCGCCCCGCTCATCCACGAGAAGGCCACCAAGCATGGCCACGATCCCCTGCTCATCGCTCGCCTCATCAAGCTGGAGAGCGATTTCCAGCCCCGCGAGCGCACCGGTGATGCCATGGGCCTGATGCAGATCCGCAAGGGGCACGCTCGCCGCGGCGAGGACCTCTACGATCCGGCGACCAACCTCGAGTTCGGCTGCCGCCTCTTGGCCGAGTACACCCGGATGTTCGGCGGCGACAAGCACAAGGGCCTGTCGGCCTACCTTCACGGTCCCATCTACGTCGCCAACCGCGGCGTGCGGCACACCAAGTACAGCCGCCGCCTGATGGGAGAATGA
- a CDS encoding M23 family metallopeptidase, producing MSESFESPGAKLRAIDFSPRTLGLLRPLSGPLTYLGLRVGGRDVPVYAFFDHTCRAIAYPMRFAVTTCRDWRGGQLTYDKHLGTDFVVPVGTPVTAAAAGVVLAARHEPVGGHYLWIDHGGGYSTVYQHLSVMLVREGQKVARGELIAKSGGTGLAIETFFPLVPPHLHFALFIDGVPADPFPGEASPGFWAGGTDPRPYDFEAALDLPLSEEGIAKSDLLAAFAEDELLATNFIPPLQALAPERFSHGGDWRNLWDRPRLAMSLPFRAEDVSRLAF from the coding sequence ATGAGCGAATCCTTTGAATCGCCCGGAGCCAAGCTCCGGGCGATCGACTTTAGTCCCCGCACCCTCGGTCTCTTGAGGCCCCTGAGCGGGCCCCTGACCTACCTGGGGCTGCGGGTGGGCGGCCGTGATGTGCCGGTCTACGCTTTCTTCGACCACACCTGCCGCGCGATCGCCTACCCCATGCGCTTTGCCGTCACTACCTGCCGCGATTGGCGCGGGGGGCAGCTCACCTACGACAAGCACCTGGGCACCGACTTCGTCGTGCCCGTCGGCACCCCCGTCACCGCCGCCGCCGCGGGCGTGGTGCTCGCCGCGCGCCACGAGCCCGTGGGCGGCCACTACCTCTGGATCGATCACGGGGGCGGTTACTCCACGGTCTACCAGCATCTGAGCGTGATGCTGGTGCGCGAGGGCCAGAAAGTGGCGCGCGGCGAGCTCATCGCCAAGTCGGGCGGCACGGGGCTCGCCATCGAGACCTTCTTTCCCCTGGTGCCGCCACACTTGCACTTCGCCCTCTTCATCGACGGAGTGCCCGCCGATCCTTTCCCCGGCGAGGCCTCGCCAGGCTTCTGGGCGGGTGGGACGGATCCGCGTCCCTATGACTTCGAGGCCGCGCTGGATCTGCCTCTCTCCGAGGAAGGGATCGCCAAAAGCGACCTGCTGGCGGCTTTCGCCGAGGACGAGTTGCTTGCGACCAACTTCATCCCGCCCCTTCAGGCCCTTGCGCCCGAACGCTTCAGCCACGGCGGCGACTGGCGCAACCTCTGGGATCGGCCACGATTGGCCATGAGCCTGCCTTTCAGGGCCGAGGACGTCTCACGCCTCGCTTTCTGA
- a CDS encoding DUF4332 domain-containing protein — protein MMQVRLALVAMLAFGALAGCGTPTGSPLAVAEDVDAEANRAYTIIDMQGIGPVYAAKLKEAGLNTTAKYLDATKSRKDRQVLADKTGISYKLILRWTRKADLMRISGIGVKQADLLEACGVASVKELARRNARNLAERVWAANNISRPFVKGGTPTEARIAAWIEAAKVVVQQVDDEQP, from the coding sequence ATGATGCAAGTTCGCTTGGCCCTCGTTGCGATGCTGGCTTTCGGTGCGCTGGCTGGCTGCGGGACCCCCACGGGCTCGCCGCTGGCGGTAGCCGAGGATGTCGATGCGGAAGCGAATCGCGCCTACACGATCATCGACATGCAGGGCATCGGCCCGGTGTACGCCGCCAAGCTCAAGGAAGCGGGCCTCAACACCACCGCCAAGTACCTCGATGCGACCAAGAGCCGCAAGGATCGTCAGGTGCTCGCCGACAAGACCGGCATCTCCTACAAGCTGATCCTGCGCTGGACTCGCAAGGCGGACCTGATGCGGATCTCGGGCATCGGCGTCAAGCAGGCCGATCTGCTCGAAGCCTGCGGCGTGGCCTCGGTCAAGGAGCTTGCGCGTCGCAACGCCCGGAACCTGGCCGAGCGCGTCTGGGCGGCCAACAACATCTCGCGTCCCTTCGTCAAGGGCGGCACCCCCACCGAGGCGCGCATCGCGGCCTGGATCGAGGCCGCCAAGGTCGTCGTCCAGCAGGTGGACGACGAGCAGCCCTAG
- a CDS encoding cation:dicarboxylase symporter family transporter codes for MKLKLPGLAVQILLGLIAGALFGHFLPQAGVSVQPLGDAFIRMIKMIVVPIVFSTVILGVAGVGDLKRVGKLGGLSLLYFEIVTTVAIVLGVGSAYLFKPGHGVSISGLARTDVSQYTSQHHDSIQMLLHIIPTNILQSAANGELLPIIFFSVLFGVALAGAGAVGRPVVDFLHGVSDAMFKLTNMIMKVAPIGVFGLVAATIGKYGIGVLVPLGKLVGTLYITMAFFVLVVLGAIAYSAKIPFFRLLKLIGPEMLLAFSTASSETVLPRIMQKLERFGCPKGIVSFVVPTGYTFNLDGSSLYQGLAVAFIAQVYGLHLGFGQLVSIVLVLMLTSKGIAGVPGVSFVVLAATLSSTGLPVEGLALIAGVDRFMDMGRTVVNVIGNSLAACVISRVDGGFDDAKPARSEFEASIPEVTHA; via the coding sequence ATGAAGCTCAAGCTGCCGGGCCTCGCCGTTCAGATCCTGCTGGGGTTGATCGCGGGTGCCCTCTTCGGTCACTTCCTGCCCCAGGCCGGGGTGAGCGTCCAACCTCTGGGCGACGCCTTCATCCGCATGATCAAGATGATCGTCGTGCCCATCGTCTTCTCGACGGTGATCCTGGGCGTGGCGGGAGTCGGCGACCTCAAGCGGGTCGGCAAGCTCGGCGGCCTCTCGCTGCTTTACTTCGAGATCGTCACGACGGTGGCCATCGTCCTCGGGGTGGGGTCGGCCTACCTCTTCAAGCCGGGACACGGGGTCTCGATCTCGGGGCTCGCCCGGACCGACGTGTCGCAGTACACCAGTCAGCATCACGACTCGATCCAGATGCTGCTGCACATCATCCCGACCAACATCCTGCAATCGGCCGCCAACGGCGAGCTCTTGCCCATCATCTTCTTCTCGGTGCTCTTCGGCGTGGCGCTCGCGGGCGCAGGGGCCGTGGGCCGGCCGGTGGTGGACTTCCTGCATGGGGTCTCGGACGCCATGTTCAAGCTCACCAACATGATCATGAAGGTCGCCCCCATCGGCGTCTTCGGCCTGGTCGCCGCCACCATCGGCAAGTACGGGATCGGCGTGCTGGTCCCCCTGGGCAAGCTGGTGGGCACCCTCTACATCACCATGGCCTTCTTCGTGCTGGTGGTACTCGGTGCGATCGCCTACTCCGCCAAGATCCCCTTCTTCCGCCTGCTGAAGCTGATCGGCCCCGAGATGCTGCTCGCCTTCTCGACGGCGTCGTCGGAGACGGTGCTGCCCCGCATCATGCAGAAGCTGGAGCGCTTCGGCTGCCCCAAGGGGATCGTCTCCTTCGTGGTGCCGACCGGCTACACCTTCAACCTGGATGGTTCGAGCCTCTACCAGGGCCTCGCCGTCGCCTTCATCGCCCAGGTCTACGGCCTGCACCTGGGCTTCGGCCAGCTCGTCTCGATCGTACTGGTGCTGATGCTGACTTCCAAGGGCATCGCAGGGGTGCCGGGCGTCTCGTTCGTCGTGCTCGCCGCTACCCTGTCGAGCACCGGCCTACCGGTGGAAGGCCTCGCCCTCATCGCGGGCGTCGACCGCTTCATGGACATGGGGCGCACCGTGGTCAACGTCATCGGCAACAGCCTCGCCGCCTGCGTGATCAGCCGCGTGGACGGCGGCTTCGACGACGCCAAGCCCGCCCGGAGCGAGTTCGAAGCCTCCATCCCGGAAGTCACCCACGCCTAA